Proteins found in one Brachypodium distachyon strain Bd21 chromosome 5, Brachypodium_distachyon_v3.0, whole genome shotgun sequence genomic segment:
- the LOC100835060 gene encoding probable protein transport Sec1a: protein MSTDSDTSSRNGADRRSFREITRDRLLIEMLRSAKNNSRSTWKVLIMDKLTVKIMSFSCKMADITEQGVSLVEDLYKRRQPLPSMDAIYFMQPTKENVRIFMSDMSGKHPLYKKAYVFFSSPVQKELVSQIRKDSSLITRVGALSEMNLEYFAIDSQGFITDHDKAIEELFTENAEGSMKYNSCINMMGTRIATVFASMREFPRVHYRVARTIDASTLTTLRDLVPTKLAASVWNCLARYKSTIPEFPQTETCELLIADRSMDQIAPIIHEWTYDAMCHDLLCMDGNKYVQEVPSKTGSGTEKKEVLLEDHDPIWLELRHLHIADANLRLHEKMTNFISKNKAAQLYKAKFGQQTRTGGELSTKELQKMVQALPQYSDQIDKLSLHVEIADKLSDMIKQQHLKDVGQLEQDLVFGEAGTKELINFFRTRLDTSRENKLRLLMIYAAINPEKIQGDKGAKLMQLAGLSADDMIAVNNMHCLCAHDTKKSSTGGFTMKFDLHKKKRGIRKERVGEESTWLLSRFYPILEELIEKLSKGELPKDEYHCMSDPSSSFRGIPSSMSARASPAHPPAQSMRSRWTGGTWARPRNSDDGYSSDSVLKHASSDMRKLGRRLFIFVVGGATRSELRAAHKLSSKLNREIILGSSSLDDPPQFITKLKMLSTEELTLDDLHI from the exons GTCTATTAATTGAAATGCTAAGATCAGCTAAGAATAACTCAAGATCAACATGGAAG GTTCTTATCATGGACAAACTTACAGTCAAGATAATGTCATTTTCATGCAAGATGGCTGATATCACGGAACAAGGGGTTTCAT TGGTTGAGGACCTATACAAACGGAGGCAACCGTTGCCATCAATGGATGCAATTTATTTCATGCAACCAACCAAAGAAAA TGTTCGCATTTTTATGTCGGACATGTCAGGGAAACATCCATTGTACAAGAA AGCCTATGTATTTTTCAGTTCTCCCGTGCAGAAAGAATTAGTGTCTCAAATAAGAAAAGATTCAAGTCTTATAACACGTGTTGGTGCACTTAGTGAG ATGAATTTGGAATACTTTGCTATTGATAGCCAG GGCTTCATAACCGACCATGACAAGGCTATAGAAGAGCTGTTCACTGAAAATGCAGAAGGTTCAATGAAGTACAATTCATGCATTAACATGATGGGCACTCGAATTGCTACCGTATTTGCGTCAATGAGG GAGTTTCCTCGTGTTCACTATCGTGTTGCTAGGACAATTGATGCTTCTACTTTGACAACTCTACGAGATTTAGTCCCCACAAAGCTTGCGGCCTCTGTGTGGAATTGCTTGGCGAGATATAAATCAACCATACCTGAATTCCCTCAGACAGAGACATGTGAATTACTTATTGCAGACCGCTCGATGGATCAG ATTGCACCTATCATTCACGAATGGACTTATGATGCAATGTGTCATGATCTGCTGTGCATGGATGGTAACAAATATGTACAAGAG GTGCCAAGTAAGACCGGTTCAGGTACTGAGAAAAAGGAGGTGTTGTTGGAAGATCATGATCCGATATGGCTTGAGCTTCGGCATTTACATATAGCGGAT GCTAATTTAAGATTGCATGAGAAGATGACCAATTTTATATCAAAAAACAAAGCAGCACAACTATACAAAGCAAAGTTTGGTCAACAAACAAG AACTGGCGGAGAGTTATCAACAAAAGAACTACAAAAAATGGTCCAAGCTCTTCCACAGTACAGTGATCAAATTGACAAGCTTTCTCTCCATGTTGAG ATTGCAGACAAgctcagtgacatgatcaaacaACAGCATTTGAAAGATGTCGGGCAGCTCGAGCAAGACCTTGTGTTTGGTGAAGCTGGGACAAAAGAACTAATCAATTTCTTTAGGACACGTCTG GATACAAGTCGTGAAAACAAGCTGCGTTTGCTAATGATTTATGCTGCAATTAACCCAGAGAAGATACAAGGTGACAAGGGAGCAAAGCTGATGCAG CTGGCTGGATTATCAGCGGATGACATGATTGCAGTGAATAATATGCATTGCCTATGTGCGCATGATACTAAAAAGTCTTCAACTGGTGGCTTTACTATGAAATTTGATTTACATAAG AAAAAGCGTGGTATCAGAAAAGAACGAGTAGGGGAAGAATCAACATGGTTGCTGTCCCGGTTTTATCCCATCCTTGAG GAGTTGATCGAGAAACTTAGTAAAGGCGAGCTTCCAAAAGATGAGTATCACTGTATGAGTGACCCTAGTTCTAGTTTCCGTGGAATCCCAAGCAGCATGTCGGCCCGAGCAAGTCCAGCTCATCCGCCAGCTCAATCCATGAGATCTAGATGGACAGGTGGCACATGGGCGAGGCCTCGAAATTCCGATGATGGCTATTCAAG TGACTCTGTACTGAAGCATGCATCAAGCGATATGAGAAAGTTGGGTCGGCGCTTGTTTATCTTTGTAGTTGGGGGTGCTACTCGGTCTGAG TTACGCGCTGCTCACAAGCTGTCTTCCAAACTGAATAGAGAAATTATCCTTGGCTCTTCTAGTCTTGATGATCCACCCCAATTCATCACG AAACTAAAGATGCTATCTACTGAGGAGTTGACACTGGACGATCTGCATATATAA